A window of Ignavibacteriales bacterium contains these coding sequences:
- a CDS encoding peptidylprolyl isomerase, with translation MPMMARMRSLAPWFMLTVGGIFVLFMVLSDSKVTDFLRSSKQNVGSVDGEDITYQEYSATVDNFKKQQEQGGQTIDESQMDYFRDQVWDRLVTLKLINKKVQEFGIVVTDNEVRETLLGPNPPAQLRQQFTDSTGNFNRQLYETALRDPRNKQIVITVEEQIKEQLIQQKLQNYVSASVFVSDGEAKDQFIKQNIKMKANYVWIDLNAIPDTDVKVSDDELKKYYDEHAEDFKQVAERKIKYVLFNKLASKDDSLSIKKNLESIVTKLKNDTASFKKYVELYSERPYSKDTVQLSTLVPQVRDVLVKAKTGSVLGPYNTFEGYVVYKVIGKVKSKKEQVRASHILIKTTGNDKADLQKANDIYNQLMKGADFATVAKEKSDDGSKFQGGDLGWFGRGQMVKPFEDASFNGKIGVIQKPIKSQFGYHIIKVIDRSNEDLVLEKIVNKIQISASTSDKLYTDAQDFAFIAKKDGFESEAKLMKYSVIETPSFNEESQALPGIGVNQALVKFAFENSVGEISDVFRVQAGYVAAMVSDVIKPGLKKFDDVKAQIKNLVLKEKKLEKSLSVAKDIRLKMSDVGDASVAKSIWAAAKVDTTAEFTSVGNIPGIGREFAFSDYSLEAELNKWSQPVKGSLGSYLIKVNYRVKFDQGTFEIEKPTIKKQMLQTKKSSYFGQWVQDLKKESKIVDNRYHFYR, from the coding sequence ATGCCGATGATGGCACGGATGAGAAGTTTAGCTCCTTGGTTTATGCTTACGGTAGGTGGTATTTTTGTTCTATTCATGGTTCTATCTGATTCAAAAGTTACAGATTTTTTGCGTTCATCAAAGCAAAATGTAGGCTCTGTTGATGGTGAGGATATTACTTATCAAGAATATTCCGCTACGGTAGATAATTTTAAAAAACAACAAGAACAAGGCGGCCAAACCATTGATGAATCTCAAATGGATTATTTTAGAGATCAGGTTTGGGATAGACTTGTAACTCTGAAATTAATAAATAAAAAAGTTCAGGAATTTGGAATTGTCGTTACTGATAATGAAGTTAGAGAAACGCTTCTTGGTCCAAATCCACCTGCTCAACTCAGACAACAATTTACCGATTCTACAGGTAACTTTAATCGTCAACTTTATGAGACAGCGTTAAGAGATCCCCGTAATAAACAAATTGTAATTACTGTTGAAGAACAGATCAAAGAACAATTGATCCAGCAAAAATTACAAAATTATGTTTCCGCTTCTGTTTTTGTAAGTGATGGGGAAGCTAAAGATCAATTCATCAAACAGAATATTAAAATGAAAGCTAATTATGTTTGGATTGATCTAAATGCAATACCGGATACTGATGTTAAAGTAAGCGATGATGAATTGAAAAAATATTATGATGAGCATGCAGAAGATTTTAAACAAGTAGCCGAAAGAAAAATAAAATATGTTCTATTCAATAAACTTGCTTCTAAAGATGATTCTTTAAGTATCAAAAAAAATCTCGAATCAATCGTTACTAAACTAAAGAACGACACTGCATCATTTAAGAAATATGTTGAGCTCTATTCCGAACGGCCATACTCAAAAGATACAGTTCAACTTTCAACTCTTGTACCGCAAGTAAGAGATGTTTTGGTAAAAGCTAAAACGGGTTCTGTTCTTGGTCCCTATAATACATTTGAAGGTTATGTTGTTTACAAAGTTATTGGTAAAGTGAAATCGAAGAAAGAACAAGTTAGGGCTTCGCATATTTTAATTAAAACAACCGGAAATGATAAAGCCGATCTTCAAAAAGCAAATGATATTTATAATCAGTTAATGAAAGGTGCGGACTTTGCAACAGTTGCTAAAGAAAAATCAGATGACGGAAGTAAGTTTCAAGGCGGAGATCTTGGATGGTTTGGACGGGGTCAAATGGTTAAACCGTTTGAAGACGCTTCATTCAACGGCAAGATTGGTGTAATTCAAAAACCAATTAAATCTCAGTTCGGTTATCATATTATAAAAGTAATTGATCGTTCTAACGAAGATTTGGTTTTGGAAAAGATCGTAAACAAAATTCAAATTTCAGCTTCAACCTCTGATAAACTTTATACAGATGCTCAAGATTTTGCATTCATAGCTAAGAAAGACGGATTTGAATCCGAAGCAAAGTTAATGAAGTATAGCGTTATTGAAACTCCGTCATTCAATGAAGAATCACAAGCTTTGCCTGGTATAGGAGTTAATCAAGCGCTTGTTAAATTTGCTTTTGAAAACAGTGTCGGTGAGATAAGCGATGTTTTCAGAGTTCAAGCAGGATATGTTGCAGCTATGGTTTCCGATGTTATAAAACCCGGATTGAAAAAGTTTGATGATGTAAAAGCACAAATCAAAAATTTGGTCTTAAAAGAAAAGAAACTTGAAAAATCATTATCAGTCGCTAAAGACATTCGTTTAAAAATGAGTGATGTAGGAGATGCGTCAGTTGCAAAATCAATTTGGGCAGCGGCTAAAGTTGATACAACTGCAGAATTTACATCTGTCGGAAATATTCCCGGAATCGGTCGTGAATTTGCATTCTCTGATTATTCATTAGAAGCTGAATTGAATAAATGGTCTCAACCAGTTAAAGGCAGTCTAGGTTCGTATCTGATCAAAGTAAATTATAGAGTTAAATTTGATCAGGGAACATTTGAGATCGAAAAACCAACGATCAAGAAACAAATGCTTCAGACTAAGAAGAGCAGTTATTTTGGGCAGTGGGTTCAGGACTTAAAGAAAGAATCGAAAATTGTTGATAATAGATATCACTTCTACAGATAA
- a CDS encoding MFS transporter: MIKKLINFFQPDLPIPRETGKTKIDKNYKKYRWSVFLSSTIGYSIYYICRLSINVIKKPIIDEGLLTETQLGIIGSALFFSYAAGKLVNGFIADHINIRRFMAIGLFVSAIVNLILGFQSLFFIFIILWGINGWFQSIGSTTSVVGLVRWFSKKERGTYYGLGSSGLSIGEVFTFIVTSLIVTAAGWRFGFWSSGIIGLFGAFLVFKFFHDTPESKGLMPIAEYKNDYEEKPTKENSVTSLQFGLLKNPAIWILALSSLFIYVVRYSINSWGMLFLQTQKSYSSLEASSIISVSSIFGLVGTMSSGLISDKLFKARRNIPALIFGILNAAALTVFLLNPKSHPWIDIVSMVFFGLSIGVLVCYLGGLMAIDISPKKASGAVMGLMGVASYVGAGIQDIVSGYLMGHNKIVVNGISTYDFTLINLFWIGSSILSCLLVLFVWNAKTNK; encoded by the coding sequence ATGATTAAGAAATTAATCAACTTCTTTCAGCCCGATTTGCCAATACCCAGAGAAACTGGCAAAACAAAAATTGATAAAAACTATAAAAAATATCGCTGGTCAGTTTTTTTATCTTCAACAATAGGGTATTCAATTTATTACATCTGTCGTCTGAGTATCAACGTCATAAAAAAACCGATTATTGATGAAGGTCTTTTGACGGAAACTCAACTCGGCATAATAGGTTCAGCATTGTTTTTTTCTTATGCAGCGGGAAAATTAGTGAATGGATTTATTGCTGATCACATTAACATACGGCGTTTCATGGCAATAGGATTATTTGTCTCCGCAATTGTTAACCTAATTCTTGGCTTTCAATCATTGTTTTTTATCTTTATAATTTTATGGGGTATCAACGGGTGGTTCCAATCAATTGGTTCTACTACAAGTGTGGTTGGTTTAGTTAGATGGTTCAGCAAAAAAGAAAGAGGAACATATTACGGATTAGGTAGTTCGGGCTTGAGCATAGGAGAAGTATTTACATTTATTGTTACATCCTTAATAGTTACGGCGGCAGGTTGGAGATTTGGTTTTTGGAGTTCCGGAATTATTGGATTATTTGGAGCTTTCCTGGTATTTAAATTTTTCCATGACACCCCCGAAAGCAAAGGATTAATGCCGATAGCTGAATATAAAAATGACTACGAAGAAAAACCTACAAAAGAAAATTCCGTTACTTCACTTCAGTTTGGATTATTGAAAAATCCGGCGATCTGGATTTTAGCTTTATCAAGTTTGTTCATTTATGTTGTGCGGTATTCAATTAACAGCTGGGGAATGTTGTTTCTTCAAACACAAAAAAGTTATTCCTCTTTAGAAGCAAGTTCTATTATCTCCGTCAGTTCTATTTTCGGTTTGGTTGGTACAATGTCTTCCGGTTTGATTTCAGATAAATTATTTAAGGCAAGAAGAAATATTCCGGCATTGATTTTTGGAATTTTGAATGCAGCAGCTTTAACAGTTTTTTTATTAAATCCTAAAAGCCATCCGTGGATTGATATTGTCAGTATGGTTTTTTTCGGATTGTCGATCGGCGTGCTGGTCTGTTACCTGGGCGGATTGATGGCAATTGATATCTCACCGAAAAAAGCATCTGGTGCAGTAATGGGATTAATGGGCGTTGCCAGTTATGTAGGTGCCGGTATTCAGGACATTGTCAGCGGGTATTTGATGGGACATAACAAAATTGTTGTTAATGGAATCAGCACTTATGATTTCACACTTATAAATCTTTTCTGGATTGGTTCCTCTATTTTATCTTGCTTGTTGGTCTTATTTGTTTGGAATGCAAAAACAAACAAATAA
- the coaD gene encoding pantetheine-phosphate adenylyltransferase, protein MAKVIYPGTFDPVTNGHIDIVSRAVELFDQVIVTVAKNPGKTVLFTVDERVEMLKESFKDLKKVVVDSFDGLVVDHARKLNAIGIIRGLRAISDFEYEFQMALMNRKLAGEITTILLMPHAKYTYLNSTIVRNLAQFHGDISEFVPPIVVEKLKLKFPHK, encoded by the coding sequence ATGGCTAAAGTAATTTATCCCGGAACATTCGACCCCGTAACCAATGGTCATATTGATATTGTTAGTCGTGCTGTAGAACTGTTTGATCAGGTAATTGTAACAGTAGCCAAGAATCCCGGCAAGACAGTTCTCTTTACTGTTGACGAACGAGTAGAAATGCTGAAGGAAAGTTTTAAGGATTTGAAAAAAGTTGTTGTTGATTCATTTGACGGTTTGGTTGTTGATCATGCAAGAAAATTAAATGCCATAGGAATTATTCGCGGACTTCGTGCTATAAGTGATTTCGAATATGAATTCCAAATGGCATTGATGAACCGTAAACTTGCCGGAGAGATTACAACAATTCTTTTGATGCCGCATGCAAAATATACTTATCTAAATTCAACAATAGTGCGTAACCTTGCACAATTTCACGGCGATATTTCCGAATTCGTTCCGCCGATTGTTGTCGAAAAACTTAAATTGAAATTTCCGCATAAATAA
- the rsmD gene encoding 16S rRNA (guanine(966)-N(2))-methyltransferase RsmD: MRIIAGKFKGRTIKFPNSKLVRPTTDKIKESIFNYLVHSIDFDGIKVCDIYAGSGSLGLEALSRGAEVVHFVEKDFHVSKMLNENIDSLDAGDSCKIFRMDAVRFSKITDHEQYDLILADPPFFKNDIYSVVKNILEKKFLNEDGLMIVERSVQTKKEDQEAFNIEPFKRLGDSLIYQFC, encoded by the coding sequence ATGAGAATCATAGCCGGCAAGTTCAAAGGAAGAACAATTAAATTCCCAAATTCAAAATTGGTTCGTCCTACAACTGATAAGATAAAAGAATCAATATTTAATTATTTAGTTCACTCAATAGATTTTGACGGAATTAAAGTTTGCGATATCTACGCCGGATCAGGTTCGCTTGGATTAGAAGCATTAAGCCGCGGTGCTGAGGTTGTCCATTTTGTTGAAAAGGATTTTCATGTTTCTAAAATGCTGAATGAAAATATTGATTCTCTTGATGCGGGTGATTCATGTAAAATATTTCGGATGGATGCAGTTCGGTTTTCAAAAATAACTGATCACGAACAATATGATCTGATACTTGCCGATCCGCCGTTTTTTAAGAACGATATTTATTCTGTGGTTAAAAATATTTTAGAAAAAAAATTTCTTAATGAAGATGGATTAATGATTGTAGAAAGATCGGTTCAAACTAAGAAAGAGGATCAAGAAGCTTTTAATATTGAACCGTTCAAACGATTGGGCGATAGTTTGATCTATCAATTCTGTTAA
- a CDS encoding helix-hairpin-helix domain-containing protein, translating to MKALEKISKKFGFTRTETNVIIFILSACLIGLAVNIFKNIKNDQLYLEFDYKKQDSLFNAVSNEPLNGDSIKNKEEKKIDSHRELLDFTKEKLTNPKAGKSTSSSKIININTATISELSSLPGIGEKTAKGIIEYREKHGRIKNISELLKVKGIGKAKLSKIKDRISIE from the coding sequence ATGAAAGCATTAGAGAAGATTTCAAAGAAATTCGGTTTTACCCGCACAGAAACAAACGTAATTATTTTCATCTTGTCTGCTTGTTTAATCGGTCTTGCTGTAAACATTTTTAAAAACATCAAAAATGATCAACTTTATCTTGAGTTTGATTATAAAAAGCAAGACAGTCTTTTCAATGCTGTTTCGAATGAACCATTAAATGGCGATTCAATTAAGAATAAAGAAGAAAAAAAGATTGATTCTCACCGTGAACTTTTGGATTTTACTAAAGAGAAATTAACTAATCCTAAAGCTGGAAAATCAACTTCATCATCGAAGATTATAAATATCAATACCGCGACAATTTCGGAATTGAGTTCATTACCCGGCATAGGCGAAAAAACAGCAAAAGGAATAATTGAGTATCGCGAGAAACACGGTAGAATTAAGAATATAAGCGAACTATTAAAAGTAAAAGGAATCGGTAAAGCAAAGCTGAGCAAGATCAAAGACAGAATATCAATCGAATAG
- the dnaJ gene encoding molecular chaperone DnaJ: MAKRDYYEILGVGKSASQDEIKKAYRKLAMQFHPDRNPGNKESEENFKEAAEAYEVLSNDEKRTKYDRFGHSGLRGGQDFHSYTNVNDIFSHFSDIFGGAFGGSSIFDDFFGGSSQQRSRQRSSGQPGSDLKITLKLTLEEIAAGTTKKVKIKKYNKCTTCNGTGAKSSSAFKTCSVCNGTGEVRQVSRSIFGQFVNIAPCNNCGGTGKIISEPCSTCSGDGRVQDESTIKINVPAGVFDGNYMTLRSEGNAGKNGGPAGDIIVIFEELHHEFFARDGDNVIYELFISFPEAVLGTEVEVPTLNGRAKLKIEPGTLPGKFLKMREKGIQHLNSHGAGDQLVKINIHVPKNVTAKEKEMLKELQKLPNIKISGQQ, translated from the coding sequence ATGGCAAAGAGAGATTATTACGAAATCTTAGGTGTTGGTAAGAGTGCGTCTCAAGATGAAATTAAAAAAGCTTATAGAAAACTTGCTATGCAATTTCATCCGGATCGCAATCCCGGAAATAAAGAATCAGAAGAAAATTTTAAAGAAGCAGCAGAAGCTTACGAAGTTCTAAGCAATGATGAGAAACGTACAAAGTATGATCGTTTTGGTCACAGCGGATTACGAGGCGGGCAAGATTTTCACAGTTACACAAATGTGAATGATATCTTCTCACACTTCTCGGATATTTTTGGCGGAGCTTTCGGCGGTTCATCTATCTTTGATGATTTCTTTGGCGGTTCTTCGCAACAGAGATCGCGTCAGCGTTCTTCGGGGCAGCCCGGCTCTGATTTAAAAATCACTCTTAAATTAACACTCGAAGAAATTGCTGCAGGCACTACAAAAAAAGTTAAGATCAAAAAATATAATAAGTGTACAACATGTAACGGTACAGGTGCAAAAAGTTCTTCGGCATTCAAAACATGTTCGGTCTGCAACGGTACCGGAGAAGTTCGTCAAGTATCAAGATCAATATTCGGTCAGTTCGTTAACATAGCCCCGTGCAACAATTGCGGCGGTACGGGAAAAATAATTTCAGAACCATGCTCTACTTGTTCCGGAGACGGAAGAGTTCAAGATGAATCTACAATTAAGATAAATGTCCCGGCAGGTGTGTTCGATGGAAATTACATGACGTTACGCAGTGAAGGAAATGCCGGAAAAAACGGCGGACCTGCGGGCGACATAATTGTAATTTTCGAAGAGTTACATCATGAATTTTTTGCCCGCGATGGTGATAACGTAATTTATGAATTGTTCATAAGTTTTCCGGAAGCAGTGTTAGGAACTGAAGTTGAAGTACCGACATTAAATGGAAGAGCTAAATTAAAAATCGAGCCCGGGACTTTGCCAGGAAAATTTCTAAAGATGCGGGAAAAAGGAATTCAACATCTTAACAGTCATGGTGCAGGTGATCAATTGGTAAAGATCAACATTCACGTTCCTAAAAATGTTACTGCAAAAGAAAAAGAAATGTTGAAAGAACTTCAGAAGCTGCCTAACATAAAAATTAGCGGTCAGCAGTAA
- a CDS encoding nucleotide exchange factor GrpE, whose amino-acid sequence MNKEQNIPEENENNIPIEREDSSEPKIENQQTELALKISELESAIQKIVEQEKQNLELKDTLLRKVAEFENYKRRNENDQLNILKYAAESFIRNILQVYDDLERSLLHIDEANNFDSTKKGLMLVFEKFGKILENQGVKRIDAKGKPFDVHLHEALMQQPAEGVAPHTVLDVLEPGYMYKDRVLRHAKVIVSSETASNEEMNSEKQSDDNQEG is encoded by the coding sequence TTGAATAAAGAACAAAATATACCGGAAGAGAACGAAAATAATATTCCCATCGAGAGAGAAGACTCTTCTGAACCTAAAATAGAAAATCAGCAAACTGAACTTGCATTAAAAATTTCAGAACTGGAATCGGCAATTCAAAAAATTGTAGAGCAGGAAAAACAAAATTTGGAATTGAAGGATACTCTGCTTCGAAAAGTTGCTGAGTTTGAAAACTATAAAAGACGCAATGAAAACGATCAACTAAATATTTTGAAATATGCGGCAGAGTCTTTCATCCGCAATATTTTACAGGTTTATGATGACCTCGAGCGATCACTATTACACATAGATGAAGCTAATAACTTTGATTCAACAAAAAAAGGATTGATGTTAGTCTTTGAAAAATTTGGAAAAATTTTAGAAAATCAAGGAGTGAAAAGAATAGATGCAAAAGGTAAACCGTTTGACGTTCATCTTCACGAGGCTTTAATGCAGCAACCGGCAGAAGGAGTTGCTCCTCATACAGTACTGGATGTTCTTGAACCGGGTTACATGTATAAAGATCGAGTCTTAAGACATGCGAAAGTAATTGTGAGTTCGGAAACTGCTTCCAATGAAGAAATGAATTCCGAAAAACAATCAGATGATAATCAAGAAGGGTAA
- the hrcA gene encoding heat-inducible transcriptional repressor HrcA — translation MEEYLLKDREKAILRFVIHQFILTANPVGSRNVSKRYDLGLSPASIRNVMADLEELGYLNHPHTSAGRVPTDKGYRVYVDSLMDPPRLEEKVKQIIDANLGSAASETEDLLKITSSILSELTNQLAMVTYPKFEQAVLEKIQIVQLSSTRILVVVSVQSGLIKTITLEIDAEVKEEQIVIVQQFLNERLSGLRFSEIRNTIEDRVKDFNSEVYRPIIRVFLDSVDKIFTDLSSEKAIISGTKNILMQPEFEDSQNFQSVIELVENRDIIIHILDKNKSIPLTDLTITIGEENRDEKLSEYSMITKEYKIGDMTGTLGIMGPKRMDYSKIVAAVVYIAQQLTQELTKHR, via the coding sequence ATGGAAGAATATCTATTAAAAGATAGGGAAAAGGCGATTCTCCGGTTTGTTATCCATCAATTTATTCTAACAGCAAATCCGGTTGGATCACGTAATGTTTCTAAACGATACGATCTTGGGCTATCTCCCGCATCAATTAGAAATGTTATGGCTGATCTAGAAGAATTAGGATATCTAAATCATCCGCACACTTCAGCAGGCAGAGTTCCCACAGATAAAGGTTACCGTGTTTATGTTGATTCACTTATGGACCCTCCAAGACTTGAAGAAAAAGTAAAACAAATTATTGACGCTAATTTAGGTTCTGCAGCGTCTGAAACGGAAGATCTTCTAAAGATTACCTCAAGCATTTTAAGTGAATTGACAAATCAACTTGCTATGGTAACGTATCCCAAATTTGAACAGGCGGTTCTAGAAAAAATTCAAATTGTTCAACTTTCATCAACAAGGATTTTGGTGGTTGTAAGTGTTCAATCGGGATTAATAAAAACTATTACGCTTGAAATAGATGCAGAAGTAAAAGAAGAGCAGATAGTAATTGTTCAACAATTTTTAAATGAACGCCTCTCTGGGTTACGATTTTCAGAAATTAGAAATACTATTGAAGATAGAGTTAAAGATTTTAATTCAGAAGTTTACAGACCGATCATACGCGTTTTTCTGGATTCGGTTGATAAAATATTTACCGACTTAAGTAGTGAGAAAGCAATTATCTCCGGTACAAAAAATATTTTGATGCAGCCGGAGTTTGAAGACTCACAAAATTTTCAGAGTGTTATAGAACTAGTTGAAAATAGAGATATCATCATTCACATTCTCGATAAGAATAAATCCATACCATTAACAGATCTTACCATTACAATTGGCGAAGAGAATCGTGATGAAAAGTTATCTGAATACAGCATGATCACCAAAGAATATAAAATCGGCGATATGACAGGAACTCTTGGAATTATGGGACCGAAGAGAATGGATTATTCAAAAATTGTTGCCGCTGTAGTTTATATCGCTCAACAACTAACTCAAGAATTAACCAAACACAGATAG
- the purM gene encoding phosphoribosylformylglycinamidine cyclo-ligase — protein sequence MDPTYKSAGVNIQAGDETVEKIKSLAKSTFNKNVLSGIGHFGAFYEIDLNKWRNPVLVSSVDGVGTKLKVAFAMNKHDTVGQDLVNHCVNDIAVCGAEPQYFMDYLAFGKLFPEKAEQIIKGFSIACKENNVALIGGETAEMPGLYDENEYDMSGTIVGFVEREKIIDGHNAKKGDVLIGYKSTGLHTNGYSLARKILLEKFSVNDKHDLLELSIGEELLKIHRSYLKLIWELKENISVKAFSHITGGGIIGNTKRVVPKNLQLKIDWNVWEVLPIFKLIQQIGKVTDEEMREVFNLGIGLIAIVDKSDVDKTFSLSNKINENGIVIGEVTS from the coding sequence TTGGATCCTACTTACAAATCTGCCGGTGTTAATATTCAAGCTGGCGATGAAACAGTTGAAAAAATAAAATCGCTTGCAAAATCAACTTTTAATAAAAATGTTCTTTCCGGAATTGGACACTTCGGCGCTTTCTATGAAATTGATCTTAACAAATGGAGAAATCCGGTTCTTGTTTCAAGTGTTGATGGTGTCGGCACAAAATTAAAAGTTGCTTTCGCAATGAATAAGCATGATACTGTTGGACAAGATTTAGTGAATCACTGCGTGAATGATATAGCAGTATGCGGAGCCGAACCACAATATTTTATGGATTACCTTGCCTTCGGAAAACTCTTTCCTGAAAAAGCCGAACAGATCATAAAAGGTTTTTCAATTGCATGTAAAGAAAATAATGTTGCTTTGATCGGTGGCGAAACAGCAGAGATGCCCGGACTTTATGATGAGAACGAGTATGATATGTCGGGAACGATTGTTGGATTTGTAGAACGTGAAAAAATTATTGACGGACACAATGCGAAAAAAGGTGATGTATTAATTGGTTATAAATCTACCGGACTGCATACTAATGGTTATTCATTGGCAAGAAAAATTCTGTTAGAAAAATTTTCCGTAAATGATAAACACGATCTACTTGAACTTTCCATCGGGGAAGAATTGTTAAAAATTCATAGATCGTATTTAAAACTAATCTGGGAATTAAAGGAAAATATTTCTGTGAAAGCTTTTTCACACATAACCGGCGGAGGAATTATTGGAAACACAAAACGTGTTGTTCCAAAAAATTTACAATTAAAAATTGATTGGAATGTTTGGGAAGTGCTACCGATTTTTAAGTTGATACAACAAATTGGAAAAGTTACAGATGAAGAAATGAGAGAGGTATTTAATTTAGGAATTGGTTTGATTGCAATCGTGGATAAAAGTGATGTTGATAAAACTTTTTCTCTTTCAAATAAGATAAATGAAAACGGAATTGTGATTGGAGAAGTGACATCGTAG
- a CDS encoding YchF/TatD family DNA exonuclease, which yields MFTDTHTHLFYPNFEDEVDKVIERAVQAGVDYMIVPGTDLATSLQAIELTMMYDNIYASVGVHPHDSKDWDDSIIEKLEALAKNKKVVAIGEIGLDYYYDFSPREIQIKAFESQIQLALKLNLPIIVHNREANEDIMNIARKYKDSGLRVQYHCFAGSIADARELIEMHHYISFPGIVTFKNAEKVRKVLSRVAIENLLLETDSPFMTPVPHRGERNEPAYIKLIAEKIAEVHHLTTEDVGKATSYNAHKLFGVGEKPKLSFTYQIGEALYINVTNQCNADCVFCDRKGEAVINGYNLKMSKSEEPKAEVYIKEISDPKKYKEIVFCGYGEPTIRWEVVKQVAKYVKEFGGNTRMNTDGHGNFINKRDITSELKGLIDTVSISLNSTDPVQYGKLMRVDSTMHEEMLDFARKAKNYTHVVLSIVGLSEVDSEAAKKFVAEEVGVDFREREYF from the coding sequence ATGTTCACAGACACACACACACATCTTTTCTATCCAAACTTCGAAGATGAGGTTGATAAAGTAATTGAACGCGCTGTTCAAGCCGGTGTTGATTATATGATTGTCCCGGGAACTGATCTTGCAACTTCACTCCAAGCAATCGAACTTACGATGATGTATGATAATATTTATGCTTCCGTCGGTGTTCATCCGCACGATTCAAAAGATTGGGATGATTCAATAATAGAGAAACTAGAAGCACTTGCTAAGAATAAAAAAGTCGTTGCGATTGGTGAAATCGGTTTGGATTACTATTATGATTTTTCTCCGCGCGAAATTCAAATCAAAGCTTTCGAATCTCAGATTCAACTTGCACTAAAACTAAATCTACCCATCATAGTTCATAATCGGGAAGCTAACGAAGATATAATGAACATTGCACGCAAATACAAAGACTCCGGCTTGCGGGTGCAATATCACTGTTTCGCAGGATCAATTGCTGATGCACGCGAACTTATAGAGATGCATCATTATATTTCTTTTCCTGGAATTGTTACATTCAAGAATGCTGAAAAAGTACGCAAAGTTTTAAGCCGTGTTGCAATAGAAAATTTATTACTCGAAACCGATTCACCGTTTATGACGCCGGTACCTCACCGCGGAGAACGGAATGAACCGGCATATATAAAATTGATCGCAGAAAAAATTGCGGAGGTTCATCACTTGACAACAGAAGATGTCGGCAAAGCTACATCGTACAATGCTCATAAACTTTTTGGTGTTGGAGAAAAACCCAAATTGAGTTTTACATATCAAATTGGAGAAGCGCTTTACATTAACGTTACTAACCAGTGTAATGCAGATTGTGTTTTCTGCGATCGTAAAGGTGAAGCTGTTATCAACGGCTATAATTTAAAAATGTCGAAATCGGAAGAACCGAAAGCGGAAGTTTATATTAAAGAAATCAGCGATCCGAAAAAGTATAAAGAAATTGTTTTTTGCGGATATGGAGAACCAACTATCAGATGGGAAGTTGTTAAGCAAGTTGCAAAGTATGTAAAAGAATTTGGCGGTAATACTCGAATGAATACAGATGGACATGGAAATTTTATCAATAAGAGAGATATCACATCAGAACTTAAAGGATTGATTGATACTGTTTCAATCAGTTTGAACTCAACTGATCCGGTTCAATATGGTAAGCTGATGCGCGTTGATTCTACCATGCATGAAGAGATGTTGGACTTTGCTAGAAAAGCAAAAAACTACACTCATGTTGTACTTTCTATTGTTGGACTTAGCGAAGTGGATTCCGAAGCAGCTAAAAAGTTTGTTGCCGAAGAAGTTGGTGTTGATTTCCGTGAGAGAGAATATTTCTAA